The genomic segment GCCGAGGGCGACCACCACCTGCTGGACCAGCATTCCCCAGAGGTAGATGCCGTAGCTGGGATCACCCCAGCGACCCCAGCCCGCCAGATGCGCACTCCGCCCCAGGTGAAGCAGGGCGTACAGTCCGGCGGTGCTGGCGAGCAGGCGCAAGCCCGTCCCGGCGGTCCCCGCGACGACCAGCAAAAGCGCCGCGAGGGCGAGGTCGCGCCGCCACGGCACCCGGGTCCGCCAGGCGTGCAGCGCCGCTCCGGTCGCAAAGGCGAGCGGGAGATACAACCACGGTTGCCCGTGCGCTCCCGGTACCCGCCAGACGATCACGCCGAGGACCACAGCGAGGGCCGTGACGCTCTCCCGGGTGAGGAGCCGGGCGACCCCCAGCGCGAGCAAGGCCGCGTAACAGCCCACCTCGTACTCCAGGGTCCACAGGGGGCCGTTCACCACGCGGGGCAACGGATTGGTCTCGAACAGCCCCGGCAGGAACCGCTGGCCCCCTGGAGGCTGGTGCAGGAACAGGTTTTGCACGTACGCCCACGTCTGCACGCTCGCCCAGTACCCGCCGGGGTCCGTGCTCAACGCCGGGCCAATCAAGACCACCGTCGCGGCCACCACCACGATCA from the Deinococcus planocerae genome contains:
- a CDS encoding acyltransferase family protein; the protein is MRHNSFDALRLLAALAVMVSHAWQVTSGGVDTDPLYRLSDGQMTLGALAVTVFFGMSGYLVMGSWERRPDTAAFARARALRVWPALIVVVAATVVLIGPALSTDPGGYWASVQTWAYVQNLFLHQPPGGQRFLPGLFETNPLPRVVNGPLWTLEYEVGCYAALLALGVARLLTRESVTALAVVLGVIVWRVPGAHGQPWLYLPLAFATGAALHAWRTRVPWRRDLALAALLLVVAGTAGTGLRLLASTAGLYALLHLGRSAHLAGWGRWGDPSYGIYLWGMLVQQVVVALGYGLTPAANLLVSVPITAALACASWHLVERRALALRDRAVSRRPVQVPRP